GCCTGGGCCTGCTCCTTGAGCTCGTTGACCCTGGCCCCCGCCGGGTGTGCGAGTATGGCGGCCTGCGAACGCACGAAGACCACCTTCGTCGGGCGGCCCTGGGCGCTGAGGTGCGTGAAGGCGAAGGCCAGCGCCAGTACCAGAGCGGCGCCGAGCACGGTGAGCCTCTTCATAGCGGCCGAAGTCTAACACCGAGATTATGAGAACCGTCTAGGAGCCACTTTTCGCCTTGTCGCCCTCCCTCACAGCCCCCGCGGACCACCCCCTGACGCCGGGACCCGGCGCGTGACGGCCCTCGCCGTCGCGTTCGCGGCGCTGCTCGGGGCCGTCGTGGGGTCCTTCGGCAACGTCGTCGTCTACCGCCTGCCCCGCGGCGAGTCGGTGGTGACCCCGGGCTCGCGCTGCCCGAGCTGCGGGCGGCGCCTCTCCGCGCTCGACCTCGTCCCCGTGCTCTCCTGGCTGTTCCTGCGCGGACGCTGCCGCACCTGCGGCGCGCGGATCTCGCCGCGCTACCCGCTCGTCGAGGCCCTCATGGCCGGCCTCTTCGCCGCGCTCGTCGCCCTCTTCCCGCCCGCGCACCACGGCGCGGCCGTCCTGCCGCTCCTGGCCGTCGTCGCGATGCTGGTCATGGCCGCGCTCATCGACCTCGAGCGCTACGTGCTGCCCGACGTCCTGACGCTGCCCGCGCTGGCGCTGGCGCTCCTCGGCTCGCTGCTGTGGGACGGCACGCCCGGCCTGCCGTCGCCGGAAGCGGCGCTGGCCGGCGCCCTGGCCGGCGCCGGCGTGCTGGTGCTCATCAACCGCGTGGGCGGGCTGGTGCTGAGGCGCCTGGGCGACACCTCCGAGCGCCTGTGGCCCGTCAGCCTCGACCAGGTGAACGTCGCGGCCGTCGTCGGCGCCGCGCAGGGCCTGTGGCCGGGGCTCATCGCCGGTCTCGCCAGCCTCACCCTCAACCTCTTCGCGCGCCGCCCGCTGCGACTCGGCGAGCCGCTCCTCTACGGGCTGTGGCTCCTCGGGATCGTGCTGGCTTCGCTCGGCTTCCCCGTCCCCCTGGCCACGTCCGTGGCCGGCAGCGTGCTCGCCGCCGGCGCCTGGGCCCTGGTGGGCGCCGTCTACTGGTGGCTGCACGACGCCACGCGGCCGGGCGAGGAGGAGGAGCCGGGCGAGGAGGCAGACGAGCCGGTGGCCATGGGGTTCGGGGACGTGAAGCTCGCCGCCGTGCTCGGCGCGTTCCTCGGCTGGGAGCGGCTGCTCGTGGCCCTGTTCCTCGCCGTCACGCTGGGCGCCGTGGGGGGCATCGTCGCGCGCCTCCTCGGCGGCGACAGGCTCGTGCCGTTCGGGCCCTACCTGCTCCTCGGCGCCCTCGCCTCGCTCTTCGTGGGCGACGCCGTGATCGCGTGGTACCTGGGCCTCCTCGCGCCGTGAGCGGGCCCGACGCGGTGTTACAGTGTGCCTTCGCCCGCCCAGGAGCGGTAGCGTCTGCGCCTCGCGGCCCGCTGGCCGACGACCGGCGCGCCCTCGCGAAAGAGGCGTGAGTAGATGGACGTGCTGCGTGTGCCCAGCCTGGCCGGCCGCGACCTGCTGGCCCTGTCCGACCTGACCAAGGAGGAGTTCGACGGGCTCTTGACCAGCGCCGTGCAGATGAAGCAGGACTGGAAGCGCGGCGTGAGGCCCAAGCACCTGGAGCACAAGACGCTGGCGATGATCTTCGAGAAGCAGTCGCTGCGCACGCGCTCCACGTTCGACATCGCGATGAACCACCTCGGCGGGCACGCGATACTGCTCAGCCAGAACTACATAGGCTGGGGCGTGCGCGAGACGATCAGGGACGTCGCTTCGAACCTCGACCGCTGGGTCGACGGGATCATGGCGCGCACCTACGGCCACGACACCCTGGAGACGCTGGCCATGCACGCCGAGGTGCCGGTCATCAACGGCCTCTCCGACAGGCTGCACCCCTGCCAGCTCCTCGCCGACTACGTCACCCTCCTCGAGCGCTTCGGGGAGCTGCGGGGGCTGCGCATCGCCTACGTCGGCGACGGCAACAACGTCTGCAACTCGCACGTGAACGCCGCGGCCCTGGCCGGCACGAGCCTCGTGATCGCGTGCCCCGAGGGCTACGAGCCCGACGCCGACATCGTGGCCGCCGCCCGCGCCCGCGGCGCCGACGTGACGATCGTGCGCGACCCGCGCGAGGCCGCGCGCGGCGCCGACGCTCTCTACACGGACGTGTGGGTCTCGATGGGCATGGAGGACGAGCTCGAGGAGCGGCGCGCGGCGTTCGCCGGCTACACGATCACGCCGGCGTGGTTCGACGACCTCTCGCCGCGCGGCGTCTTCATGCACGACCTCCCCGCGCACTACGGCGAGGAGTGCACCGAGGAGGCCGTCTACCACGAGCGCAGCGTCGTCTTCGACCAGGCCGAGAACAGGCTGCACGCCCACAAGGCGGTCCTCGTGCAGCTCCTGTCGGACGGGAACGCCTGATGGCCGGGCCCGTGCGCGTCGGCGTCCTCGGCGCCAGCGGCTACGGCGGGGCCGGGCTGCTCGAGCGCCTGGCGCGCCACCCGCACGCGCAGGTCGTCGGCGTCGGCTCGCGCCAGTACGCCGGCCAGGGCATCGACGCCTGCTGGCCTCACCTCGCCGGGCTCTTCCCCGACCTCGTCTTCGCCGGCGAGGACGAGGTCATCGCGGCCTCCGACGTCGTGTTCTGCGCCACGCCCCACGGCGCCACGGCGCCGCTCGCGAAGAGGGCACTCGACGCCGGCAGGGCGGTCGTCGACCTCTCCGCCGACTTCAGGCTCCCCGCCGCGACCTACGCCGAGTGGTACGGGGCGCAGCACCCGCACCCCGAGCTGATCGACGAGGCCGTCTACGGCCTCGTGGAGCTGCACCGCGACGAGCTCGTCGCCAAGCGCCTCATCGCCAGCCCCGGCTGCAACGCCACGGCCGCCAGCCTGGCGCTCGCGCCCCTGGCCGCCGCGGGCCTGCTGGGCCCTTCGGCGGTGGCGAACGTGATCACCGGCGTCTCCGGCGCGGGGCGGTCGACCAGCGCGCCCCTGCACTTCCCCGAGATGGACGGGAACGCCCGCGCCTACAAGCCCTCCGGCACCCACAGGCACACGGCCGAGATCGAGGCGACGGTGGGGCGCGTGAAGAAGGGCGGCAAGCGCCTGGCCACCCACGCGCCGTTCGAGCCCTACACGGTCAGCTTCACGCCGCACATCGTGCCCATGGTCCGCGGGATCCTCGCGACCTGCGCCACGCGCGTGAAGGAGACCGAGCTCACCGACGAGACCGTGATGCAGGTGCTGCGCGACTACTACGCCGGCGACCCGCTGATCCACGTGCAGGAGGACCTGCCGCAGACGAAGGCGGTGAGCGGCAGCGACAGGGCCGTGCTCTCCGGACGCTTCGACCCGCGCAGCGGCCACGTGATCACGTTCTGCGCCATCGACAACCTCGGCAAGGGCGCCGCCGGGCAGGCCGTGCAGGCGTTCAACGTCGCCCACGGCTTCCCGGAGACCGCCGGCCTGCGGCTCGAGGGGGTGTGGCCGTGAGGGCGCCCGCGGGCTTCGAGCTCGCCGGCGTCACCGCCGGCATCAAGGAGTCTGGCAGGAGCGACCTCGGCCTCATCTACTCGCCCCACCCGCTGGCCTGGGCGCTCGTCTCCACGACGAACCTCGTCAAGGCGCCGTGCGTGTCGCGCAACCGCGCGCGGTTCGCGGCCGGCACGCCCGTGCGCGCCGTGGTCGTGAACAGCGGCAACGCCAACTGCGCCAACGGCGAGCGCGGCATCTGGGACAACGAGGACCTGGCCGGCGCCGTGGCCGCGACGCTGGCGCTCGACAGGGTGCAGGACGTGCTGACGGCCTCGACGGGCGTCATCGGCGTGCCGCTGCCCATCGACAGGCTGAAGGAGGCGATGCCGCGGGCGGCGCGCGACCTCACCGGCGACACCGCGGCGTTCGCCGAGGCGATCCTCACGACCGACACCTGCCCCAAGGAGGCGGCGGCCACGCTGTCCTCCGGCGCTCGCGTCGTGGGCGTGGCCAAGGGCTCCGGCATGATCCACCCGAACATGGCCACGCTGCTGGCGTTCGTGATGACCGACGCGCACGTCCCGCAGGAGGACCTGCGCGAGATGTGGCCGCGGGTCGTCGACCGCACCCTCAACCAGGTCAGCGTCGACGGCGACACCTCGACGAACGACATGGCGATGGTCCTGTCCTCGCGGCGCGTGCCCGCCGAGCTGGCGGAGCTGGAGGCGGCGCTCGTGGAGGTCTGCGAGAAGCTGGCCCGCAAGGTCGCCCGCGACGGCGAGGGGGCGACGAAGCTGATCACCGTGCGGGTGAGCGGCGGGCGCAACGAGGCCGAGGCGCGCGCCGCCGCCAAGGCCGTGGCGGGCAGCATGCTGGTGAAGGCAGCGGTGCACGGCGCCGACCCGAACTGGGGCCGGGTCCTCGCCGCCGTGGGGCGGTCGGGCGCCGTCTGCGACCTGGCGAACGTGCGCGTGCGCGTGCAGGGCGTCGAGCTCTACCGCGGCTCGCCCTTGTCCTTCGACGCCGCCAGGGTCTCGCACCTGCTGAGGCGCGAGGAGGTGCTGCTCGAGGCCGACCTCGCCGCCGGCGACGCCACCGCCGAGGCCTGGGGCTGCGACCTCACGGCCGAGTACGTGAGCATCAACGCCGACTACACGACCTAGCGCCGCCGGTTCGCGATGTGGATCGCCCGCCCGTGGGCGTGCTCGGCCGCCTCCATGATCGTCTCGGAGAGCGTGGGGTGCGGGTGTTGGGTCAGGGCCAGGTCCTCGAGCGTCGCGCCCATCTCGATGGCGAGCGCGGCCTCGGCGATCAGGTCGCCGGCGCTCGGCGCGACGATGTGGCAGCCGAGCAGCAGGTCGGTCTTGGCGTCGCCGATCACCTTCACGAGCCCCTCGTCGGTGCCGAGTGAGGCCGCGCGGCCCGACGCCGTGAGCGGGAAGCGCCCCACACGCACCTCGAACCCCGCCTCCTTCGCCTCCTCCTCGGTCATGCCGACGCTGGCGAGCTCGGGCGTCGTGTAGATCACCGAGGGGACGACCGTGTCGTAGGCCGAGGGCTTGCCGGCGGCGTGCTCGGCCGCGACCAGGCCCTCCTTCATCGCCTTGTGAGCGAGGAGCGGTCCGCGCGCGACGTCGCCGATCGCGTAGACGTGCTCGCGGGTCGTCTGCATGTGCTCGTTCACGACCCTGACGTAGCCGCGCTCGTCGACCTCGACGCCGATCTCCTCCAGCCCCAGCCCGTGGCCGTTCGGCCTGCGCCCGACGGCGACCAGCACCTTGTCGGCGACGACGGTCTTCGCGCCGTCCTCGCCCTCCAGGGCGACCTCGACCGAGGCCTTCTTCGCCTTCTGCCCGGCGACCTTCGTGCCCGTGAGGACCTCGATGCCGCGCCTCTCGAGCGCCTTGCGCAGCTCCTTCGAGGCGTCGGCGTCGGCGGTGGGGGCGATCCGCGGCAGCATCTCGACGACCGTCACCTGGCTGCCGAGGGCCGAGTAGACGTCGGCGAACTCGAGGCCGATGGCGCCGCCGCCGATGACGAGCAGACGGCCGGGCACCTCGTCGCCGAGCTGCAGGGCCCCGGTGGAGTCGATGAAGCGGTCGCCGTCAACCTCGAACCCGGGGATGACGGCGGGCCGCGAGCCGGTGGCGACGATGAACCGCTTGGCCTGGTGCCGCTCGCCGGCGACCTCGACCTCGTTCGGCCCCACGAACCGCGCCTCGCCCTTGAGGAGCTCGACCTTGTTCCCCTTGAAGAGCTGCTGGACGCCGCTCGTCATCTTCTTGACCACGCTGGCCCTGAACGCGTCGATCCGCGCGAGGTCGAGCTGCGGCTCGCCGAAGCTCACGCCGAGGCGGCTCGCCTCCCGCCCGTTGCGCACCTCGGCGGCCACGTGCAGCAGCGCCTTCGTGGGTATGCAGCCGACGTTGAGGCACACGCCCCCGACGTCGCCCTTCTCGGCGCAGGCCACCTTGAGACCGAGCTGCGCGGCGCGGATGGCGGCGTGGTAGCCCCCTGGTCCCGAGCCGATGACGATGAGGTCGAACTCCATGCCAGCCTCCAAGACCGCGTACTAGGCCGAGTGTAACTTCCGTCGCCCCACGCTCCCGTCCCGCACGGGGCTCGTAGGGACCCCGCGGTCGGGCGGAGCAGACCGGTGACCAGGGGCTCGGGCGCCCGCCCCGCGCGGTGTCTGTCGGCGGTGCGAACGCTGTTGACGCCGTCCCCGCCCGAGCCTAGGATGCCGCCATGGACACGAGCGTCTCACACGGTCGCGCGGCGGCGTGGCGTGGCGTTCGACTAGACCTAGGCCCAGCGGGGGCGCCACGCTGACGGGCTGACGTCCCGCGGCACTGGCGCGCCCCGGCCCTCGCGGCCGGGGTTCTTCTTGTCTGGCCGACCTTGCCGAAGCGGAGGGATCATGACCCAGACCGTTCCGGGTAGCGACGCCCGCCAGGCGGAGCGCTACTCGCCAGGTGACGTAGAGGCCAAGTGGCAGCGCCGCTGGCGCGAGGCGGGCCTCTACGAGACGGACCTGCACGACGACAGCAGGCCGAAGTTCTACTTCCTCACGATGTACCCGTACCCGTCGGGCGACCTGCACGTGGGCCACTGGTACGCCGAGGCGCCGGCCGACGCGGCCGCGCGCTACCGCCGGATGCGCGGCTACAACGTGCTCTTCCCCATGGGCTTCGACGCTTTCGGCCTGCCGGCCGAGAACGCCGCCATCCGCGCCGCGCAGCGGGGCGAGGACGTCCATCCCGCCACGCTCACCTACCAGCGCATCGCGCGCATGG
Above is a window of Trueperaceae bacterium DNA encoding:
- a CDS encoding prepilin peptidase; this translates as MTALAVAFAALLGAVVGSFGNVVVYRLPRGESVVTPGSRCPSCGRRLSALDLVPVLSWLFLRGRCRTCGARISPRYPLVEALMAGLFAALVALFPPAHHGAAVLPLLAVVAMLVMAALIDLERYVLPDVLTLPALALALLGSLLWDGTPGLPSPEAALAGALAGAGVLVLINRVGGLVLRRLGDTSERLWPVSLDQVNVAAVVGAAQGLWPGLIAGLASLTLNLFARRPLRLGEPLLYGLWLLGIVLASLGFPVPLATSVAGSVLAAGAWALVGAVYWWLHDATRPGEEEEPGEEADEPVAMGFGDVKLAAVLGAFLGWERLLVALFLAVTLGAVGGIVARLLGGDRLVPFGPYLLLGALASLFVGDAVIAWYLGLLAP
- the argF gene encoding ornithine carbamoyltransferase codes for the protein MDVLRVPSLAGRDLLALSDLTKEEFDGLLTSAVQMKQDWKRGVRPKHLEHKTLAMIFEKQSLRTRSTFDIAMNHLGGHAILLSQNYIGWGVRETIRDVASNLDRWVDGIMARTYGHDTLETLAMHAEVPVINGLSDRLHPCQLLADYVTLLERFGELRGLRIAYVGDGNNVCNSHVNAAALAGTSLVIACPEGYEPDADIVAAARARGADVTIVRDPREAARGADALYTDVWVSMGMEDELEERRAAFAGYTITPAWFDDLSPRGVFMHDLPAHYGEECTEEAVYHERSVVFDQAENRLHAHKAVLVQLLSDGNA
- the argC gene encoding N-acetyl-gamma-glutamyl-phosphate reductase codes for the protein MAGPVRVGVLGASGYGGAGLLERLARHPHAQVVGVGSRQYAGQGIDACWPHLAGLFPDLVFAGEDEVIAASDVVFCATPHGATAPLAKRALDAGRAVVDLSADFRLPAATYAEWYGAQHPHPELIDEAVYGLVELHRDELVAKRLIASPGCNATAASLALAPLAAAGLLGPSAVANVITGVSGAGRSTSAPLHFPEMDGNARAYKPSGTHRHTAEIEATVGRVKKGGKRLATHAPFEPYTVSFTPHIVPMVRGILATCATRVKETELTDETVMQVLRDYYAGDPLIHVQEDLPQTKAVSGSDRAVLSGRFDPRSGHVITFCAIDNLGKGAAGQAVQAFNVAHGFPETAGLRLEGVWP
- the argJ gene encoding bifunctional glutamate N-acetyltransferase/amino-acid acetyltransferase ArgJ, translating into MRAPAGFELAGVTAGIKESGRSDLGLIYSPHPLAWALVSTTNLVKAPCVSRNRARFAAGTPVRAVVVNSGNANCANGERGIWDNEDLAGAVAATLALDRVQDVLTASTGVIGVPLPIDRLKEAMPRAARDLTGDTAAFAEAILTTDTCPKEAAATLSSGARVVGVAKGSGMIHPNMATLLAFVMTDAHVPQEDLREMWPRVVDRTLNQVSVDGDTSTNDMAMVLSSRRVPAELAELEAALVEVCEKLARKVARDGEGATKLITVRVSGGRNEAEARAAAKAVAGSMLVKAAVHGADPNWGRVLAAVGRSGAVCDLANVRVRVQGVELYRGSPLSFDAARVSHLLRREEVLLEADLAAGDATAEAWGCDLTAEYVSINADYTT
- the lpdA gene encoding dihydrolipoyl dehydrogenase, whose amino-acid sequence is MEFDLIVIGSGPGGYHAAIRAAQLGLKVACAEKGDVGGVCLNVGCIPTKALLHVAAEVRNGREASRLGVSFGEPQLDLARIDAFRASVVKKMTSGVQQLFKGNKVELLKGEARFVGPNEVEVAGERHQAKRFIVATGSRPAVIPGFEVDGDRFIDSTGALQLGDEVPGRLLVIGGGAIGLEFADVYSALGSQVTVVEMLPRIAPTADADASKELRKALERRGIEVLTGTKVAGQKAKKASVEVALEGEDGAKTVVADKVLVAVGRRPNGHGLGLEEIGVEVDERGYVRVVNEHMQTTREHVYAIGDVARGPLLAHKAMKEGLVAAEHAAGKPSAYDTVVPSVIYTTPELASVGMTEEEAKEAGFEVRVGRFPLTASGRAASLGTDEGLVKVIGDAKTDLLLGCHIVAPSAGDLIAEAALAIEMGATLEDLALTQHPHPTLSETIMEAAEHAHGRAIHIANRRR